Genomic window (Actinomycetota bacterium):
GAAGGTCCCACCGGTCCGGTCGATGGTGCGGACCTGGTGGCGGGTGAGCGGCTGGACGCAGTGGTCCTGGGGGGTGTCGGCGTCCAGGTTGTAGTCGAGCAGCCCGGCCCAGCCGCGCCGCAGCCCAACCACCTCATAGCCCCGGTCGGCGGCGGCGTAGACCAGCGTCTTGATGCAGGGGTTGAGACCGGGGACGTCGCCCCCGCCGGTGAGCACACCGATCCTGGTCATGCGCATGCCTCCAACAAGGGGAAACCGGGGGAATGGGCATCCTTGCCCTGGAACTGCCGGCCGGCAGCGGCCGTGACCAGTAAGCATAGCGCCCGCTGGTGGACGACGCCCCAGCCGGCACAGATATAAGGATTGACTTATATAAGCTCAAAGTGAGACACTGGGCCGCATGCACGCGTTCGACGTTCTCGGGGACCCGGTCCGGCGCCGGATCCTGGAGCTGCTCGCCGCCGGCGAGCAGCCCTCCGGCGCCGTCAGCGCGGTGATCCAGCGGGAGTTCGGCATCACCCAGCCGGCGGTCTCGATGCACCTGCGGGTCCTGCGGGACAACGGGTTCGCGACCGTGCGGGCCGAGGGCGCCCGCCGCCTGTACGCCGTGGACACCGGTCCCCTTCAGGAGGTGGACGCATGGCTGGAGCACTTCCGCGGGTTCTGGACCCAGCACCTGGACGCCCTGGCCACCGAGCTCGCCCGTGGGAGGCGCGAGCGCGACCGGAGGGAGAGGGACGGATGAACGACATGGCAAGCGAGATCGAGGCCATCAACCGCTCGGTCGGCCGCCGGAGCATCGCCACCGGCGACGGCCCCTCGGTCGTGCTGCGGCGCAGCTACGACGCGCCGATCGAGGACGTCTGGGACGCCTGCTCGGACCCGGACAGGCTCAAGCGCTGGTTCCTGCCGGTCTCCGGGGACCTCCGCCTCGGCGGGAGGTTCCAGATCGAGGGCAACGCCGGCGGCGAGATCCTCCGCTGCGACCCACCGCGCCTGCTGGCCGTCTCCTGGGTGTACGGCGACAACCCGGCCGACGAGGTCGAGCTGCGGCTGGCCCCGGGGTCGGACGGGACCACCGTGCTCGAGCTGGAGCACGTCTCGGCCCCCCCGGGGACGGCCGACGGCCTGGCCGGGGTCGGGGTCGGCTGGGACCTGGCCGTGTTCGCCCTCGGCGTGCACCTGGCCGGCCAGACGATCGACCCCACCGGCCTGGAGCAGACGCCCGAGTACCGCCGGTTCGTCGTCCTGAGCAGCACCGCCTGGGGGGCGGCGCTGGAGGCGGCCGGCATGGCCACCGCCGCCGAGGCCGCGGCCGTGGTCGAGCGGACCACCGCCTTCTACGCCCCCGGCGTGGACGAGGAGGCCTAGCCCGGCTGCCGGGCCCGCGGCCGGGGCACGCCGGTGTCGGCAACCACGGCCCTGGTCGTGGGGAGGTCCCTTGACGCCGCCTCCCATTCGTCGGCCGGGGGGCCGGCGTAGATGCCGGTGTGCTCGGCCGCGGCCATGGTGGCCTGGTCCTCGCGGAGGAAGCCGAGCTGGGCCACCTGGGGACGAATGGCCCAGTCGAGCAGCCAGTCGAGCGCCACCCGGATGCGGTTGCCGTTGCACGGCAGGGCGAGCAGGTGGTAGCCGCGGGTCACGACCAGCCCGGGCAGCCCGCCCAGGGCCACCCCGAGCGGCGAGGCGACCGCCTCGAAGCCCCCCAGGTCGACCACGAACCCGAGGTCCCGGTGGCGGTAGGGGACCGCCTTGCCGAACCCGAGCGAGGCGGCCACGTTGCGGGCGGCCAGCTTGCCCTGGCGCTGGGCGTGCTGGGCGGTCTGGCCGGTGAGCTTGCCCGGCTGGGTCAGGTCGGGGACGGCGGCCGCGTCGCCGAAGGCGAACACCTCGGGCACGCCGGGGACCCGGAGGTCGGCCCCGACGACCAGCCGCCCCCGCTCGGTCGGCAGCCCGAGGGTCTCGATCAGCGGGCTCGGGGTGACGCCGGTGCACCAGACCAGGGTGTGGGTCGGGATGGTCTCGCCGTCCGAGAGCCGCACCTTGCCCTCGGTGGCCTCCTCGACGGTCGTGCCCAGCCGGACCTCGACCCCGCGGCGGCGCAGCACCTCCATGGCGTCGTCGCCCAGCCCCCGGTCCAGCTCCGGCAGCACCCGGGGGGCCAGGTCGACCAGGACCCAACGCAGGTCCTCGGCCCGCAGCCGCGGGTACTCGGCAGCCGCCCGCGTGGTGACGTGCTGCATCTGGGCCGCGACCTCGGTGCCCGAGTAGCCGGCCCCGACGACCACGAAGGTGCAGCAGGCGCGCCGGCGGGCCGGGTCGTCGGCGGCGTCGGCGTTGTCGAGCTCGCGCAGCACATGGTCACGCAGGTAGGCGGCCTCGGCCAGGGTCTTCAGGCCGAGGCCGTGCTCGGCCACCCCGGGGATGTTGAAGGTGCGGGTGACCCCGCCGGGGGCGAGGACCAGCCGGTCCCAGGCCAGCTCGTGGTCCGACCCGTCCATGCGGCGCAGGGTCGCGGTGTGGCCCTGGACGTTGACGGCGACCACGTGCCCGAGGAGCACCCTGGCCCGGCGCAGGGCGGCGTGCAGCCCCACGGCGATGTGGCGGGGCTCGACCACACCGGCGGCCACGTTGGGCAGCAGGGGGCTGTAGAGCAGGTAGTCGGCCGAGCTGGCCAGCAGCAGCTCGGCGGCGTCGGGGGGCAGGTGCTTCTCCAGGCGCCGCATGCAGTGGAACCCGGCGAAGCCGCTGCCGACGACGAGCACGGTCGGCGGGCGCGAGGGTGTTGTGCGCTGAGGTGAGGACATGGGTAGATGGGTAGCACGTCGGCCGAGGAGGAATCCATGCGCGACTACCGCACCCATCGTCCCGGCACCTACCAGGAGATGATCTCGGGCTTCCGCTGGGAGGTCCCGGCCAGCTACAACCTGGCCGCTGACGTGCTCGACAAGCACGAGCCCGACCGCCCGGCCATGCACTTCGTGTCCGACGAGGGCCGCGACGAGCACTGGACCTTTGGTGAGATGCGGCGGCTCACCGACCGCACCGCCAACACCCTGCGGGAGCTGGGGGTCGGCAAGGGCGACCGGGTGGCGGTGATGGCCCCGGCCTCGCCCGAGATCGCGGCCAGCTTCCTGGCCACCTACAAGTGCGAGGCGATCCTCCTCTCGATGTCGGTGCTGTACGGCGACGACTCGATCGCCTACCGGCTCAACGACTCCGAGGCCAAGGTGCTGGTCACCTCGGCCGCCCACCGCGACCGGGTGGCCGCCCTGCTCGACAAGGCGCCGTCGGTGGAGCGGCTGGTGGTGGTCGGCGGCAGCGGCGACGAGAGCTTCGAGGAGCTGACCGGGGCGGCCGCCGACCGCTACGAGACCCCGGCCACCGACCCCGACACCCCGGCCCAGCTCTACTACACCTCGGGCACGACCGGCCTGGCCAAAGGGATCCTGCACGCCCACCGCTACCTGCTCGGCCACGAGGAGTTCCAGTTCAGCCACGACGTCCGGGCGGGCGAGCTGTTCCACTCCACCGGCGAGTGGGCCTGGATCGCCGGGATCGTGCCCGGCATCCTCGGGCCCTGGCGCTTCGGGGTGGAGACGCTGGTCCACGGCCGCAAGGGCGGGTTCGACCCGGGCAAGGCGCTGCGGCTGATCGCCGACCACGGGGTCGGCAACCTGTTCACCACCCCGACCGCCATCCGGGCCATGATGGGCGTGTCCGAGGCGGCCGGGCTGGACTTCTCGGTGCGCCTGGCCTGCTCGGCCGGGGAGCCGCTCAATCCCGAGGCGATCGCCTGGTGGGCCCGGACCGTCGGCTGCCCGATGCTCGACTACTACGGCCTCTCCGAAAGCTACCCGCTGTGCGGCAACTACCCGACCGTCGAGGTCCGGCCCGGCTCCATGGGCCTGCCCCTGCCCGGCTGGGAGGTGGCCATTCTCGACCCCGACGAGCAGCCCGTCCCCCAGGGCGAGCCGGGCGAGATCTGCCTCAAGGCCCGGTCCAACCCGCACTACCCGCTCGGCTACTGGAACCGGCCCGAGGACTCCAAGGAGGTCTTCGGCGGCGACTGGTTCCACACCAAGGACACCGCCCGCCAGGACGAGGACGGCTACGTCTGGTACTCGGGCCGGGCCGACGACGTGATCATCTCGGCCGGCTACCGGATCGGGCCGTTCGAGGTCGAGAGCACCCTGCTCGAGCACCCGGCGGTGGCCGAGTCGGCGGTGGTGGCCAGCCCCGACGCGCAGCGCGGCCACGTCGTCAAGGCCTACGTCCGCGTGGTCCCGGGCACCGAGCCGGGCGACGAGCTGGTCGCCGAGCTGCAGCGGCACGTCCGCGAGCGCCTGTCGGCCTACGCCTACCCGCGCAAGGTGGAGTTCGTCGACGACCTGCCCAAGACCCTCACCGGCAAGATCCGCCGTTCCGAGCTGCGCAAGGCCGACACCGGGACCGGAGGGGACGGCGGCTGAGTTGAGCCGGGCGTCGGGCCCGGGGTACCGTCTGGCGCCATGTACGACACCCGCTGGCCACGGCCGGGGCCGGCGATGGCGGCCGTCGCCGCCGTGCTCGGCCTGGTCGCCGGGGCCATCCTCGGCCTCTCCTCCCCCGGGTCGGCGCCCCCGGCCCAGGCCCGCGCCCCGGTGGAGCCGACCTTCGCGCCCACCAGCACGACCATCCCAGAGGAGTTCCACACGGTGGTCCTGGGCAGCTACAACGACCGCGCCCGGGCCGATGCGCGCCTGGTCGCGGTCCGCACCATGGGGGTCGAAGACGCCGGTATCCTCGACAACGAGCAGTACGTCCTGGGCACCGCCTTCGCCGTCTTCAGCGGTCGCTACGAGACCCAGGAGGAGGCCCGGGCCCACCAGCAGGAGCTGGCCGGGTACGGCATCCCCGAGCGGGACCGCTACTACAAAAAGGTGACCAGGCGCGCCTGAGGGGGTAGGCAACCCGACCGGGGAGGTGTCGCCGATGCCGATGTCCGCTCACGAGGTCCGCCAGGCGCTGCACG
Coding sequences:
- a CDS encoding 6-phosphofructokinase — its product is MTRIGVLTGGGDVPGLNPCIKTLVYAAADRGYEVVGLRRGWAGLLDYNLDADTPQDHCVQPLTRHQVRTIDRTGGTF
- a CDS encoding metalloregulator ArsR/SmtB family transcription factor, yielding MHAFDVLGDPVRRRILELLAAGEQPSGAVSAVIQREFGITQPAVSMHLRVLRDNGFATVRAEGARRLYAVDTGPLQEVDAWLEHFRGFWTQHLDALATELARGRRERDRRERDG
- a CDS encoding SRPBCC family protein; its protein translation is MNDMASEIEAINRSVGRRSIATGDGPSVVLRRSYDAPIEDVWDACSDPDRLKRWFLPVSGDLRLGGRFQIEGNAGGEILRCDPPRLLAVSWVYGDNPADEVELRLAPGSDGTTVLELEHVSAPPGTADGLAGVGVGWDLAVFALGVHLAGQTIDPTGLEQTPEYRRFVVLSSTAWGAALEAAGMATAAEAAAVVERTTAFYAPGVDEEA
- a CDS encoding NAD(P)/FAD-dependent oxidoreductase; this encodes MLVVGSGFAGFHCMRRLEKHLPPDAAELLLASSADYLLYSPLLPNVAAGVVEPRHIAVGLHAALRRARVLLGHVVAVNVQGHTATLRRMDGSDHELAWDRLVLAPGGVTRTFNIPGVAEHGLGLKTLAEAAYLRDHVLRELDNADAADDPARRRACCTFVVVGAGYSGTEVAAQMQHVTTRAAAEYPRLRAEDLRWVLVDLAPRVLPELDRGLGDDAMEVLRRRGVEVRLGTTVEEATEGKVRLSDGETIPTHTLVWCTGVTPSPLIETLGLPTERGRLVVGADLRVPGVPEVFAFGDAAAVPDLTQPGKLTGQTAQHAQRQGKLAARNVAASLGFGKAVPYRHRDLGFVVDLGGFEAVASPLGVALGGLPGLVVTRGYHLLALPCNGNRIRVALDWLLDWAIRPQVAQLGFLREDQATMAAAEHTGIYAGPPADEWEAASRDLPTTRAVVADTGVPRPRARQPG
- a CDS encoding acyl-CoA synthetase; translated protein: MGSTSAEEESMRDYRTHRPGTYQEMISGFRWEVPASYNLAADVLDKHEPDRPAMHFVSDEGRDEHWTFGEMRRLTDRTANTLRELGVGKGDRVAVMAPASPEIAASFLATYKCEAILLSMSVLYGDDSIAYRLNDSEAKVLVTSAAHRDRVAALLDKAPSVERLVVVGGSGDESFEELTGAAADRYETPATDPDTPAQLYYTSGTTGLAKGILHAHRYLLGHEEFQFSHDVRAGELFHSTGEWAWIAGIVPGILGPWRFGVETLVHGRKGGFDPGKALRLIADHGVGNLFTTPTAIRAMMGVSEAAGLDFSVRLACSAGEPLNPEAIAWWARTVGCPMLDYYGLSESYPLCGNYPTVEVRPGSMGLPLPGWEVAILDPDEQPVPQGEPGEICLKARSNPHYPLGYWNRPEDSKEVFGGDWFHTKDTARQDEDGYVWYSGRADDVIISAGYRIGPFEVESTLLEHPAVAESAVVASPDAQRGHVVKAYVRVVPGTEPGDELVAELQRHVRERLSAYAYPRKVEFVDDLPKTLTGKIRRSELRKADTGTGGDGG
- a CDS encoding SPOR domain-containing protein, which codes for MYDTRWPRPGPAMAAVAAVLGLVAGAILGLSSPGSAPPAQARAPVEPTFAPTSTTIPEEFHTVVLGSYNDRARADARLVAVRTMGVEDAGILDNEQYVLGTAFAVFSGRYETQEEARAHQQELAGYGIPERDRYYKKVTRRA